A single genomic interval of Roseofilum reptotaenium CS-1145 harbors:
- a CDS encoding YHS domain-containing (seleno)protein has protein sequence MKLHYIASLAIASIFTVGITAHTYAQGEYKTGETSTSLKACAGNPCAGKNPCAGENPCAGDNPCAGKNPCAGDNPCAGKNPCAGDNPCAGKSSALKACAGKNPCAGENPCAGSNPCAGKSSALKACAGKNPCAGSNPCAGSNPCAGASKRPAVFSRKGVAIRGADPVAYFSLNGAGAEAVMGKDEYTVEWNGTTWKFASAENRDKFTANPEQYAPQYGGYCAKAMSEGNLAPVDPDAWKIYEGKLYLNYNKDVQAQWVRDIPGNIAKANRHWPGILNR, from the coding sequence ATGAAACTACATTACATTGCCAGCCTAGCGATCGCCTCTATTTTTACTGTAGGTATTACCGCTCACACTTATGCTCAAGGGGAGTACAAGACCGGAGAAACTTCTACCTCTCTGAAAGCTTGCGCTGGCAATCCCTGTGCCGGTAAAAATCCTTGTGCCGGTGAGAATCCTTGCGCGGGTGACAACCCTTGTGCCGGTAAAAATCCTTGTGCTGGTGACAACCCCTGTGCCGGTAAAAACCCCTGTGCTGGTGACAATCCTTGTGCCGGTAAAAGTAGTGCCCTCAAAGCCTGTGCGGGCAAAAATCCCTGTGCCGGTGAAAATCCCTGTGCTGGCTCCAACCCCTGTGCTGGTAAAAGTAGTGCCCTCAAAGCCTGTGCGGGCAAAAATCCCTGTGCTGGCTCCAACCCCTGCGCTGGAAGCAATCCCTGTGCCGGTGCCAGCAAACGTCCCGCCGTTTTCTCACGCAAAGGCGTAGCCATCCGAGGTGCCGATCCAGTAGCCTATTTTAGTCTCAACGGCGCAGGAGCTGAAGCTGTAATGGGTAAAGATGAATATACAGTTGAGTGGAACGGAACTACCTGGAAGTTTGCCAGTGCTGAAAACCGGGATAAATTCACTGCGAACCCCGAGCAATACGCTCCTCAATATGGCGGATACTGCGCCAAAGCTATGAGTGAAGGCAACCTTGCCCCAGTCGATCCTGATGCTTGGAAAATCTATGAAGGGAAACTCTATCTCAACTACAATAAAGACGTACAAGCCCAGTGGGTGCGTGATATCCCCGGCAATATTGCCAAAGCCAATCGTCATTGGCCAGGTATTCTGAATCGATAA
- a CDS encoding cysteine dioxygenase family protein: MQAADWLVNGQGERHPLESLSSPDAGDKPYRLYRFLTDLETILWEIPEDSQRLPEIARCLRQLLDSSPWLQTYYSEPSPNPGWSILSLYDEPEFTLTIQIVAWLPGNVSPIHNHGSWGVVALLSGEEKNIFWRRSPTPEFEDRIEAVDSYILTPGEIITFLPDAIHSVEPLGNEAAITLNIYGETKVDQRFEFDFVNHTAWNF, from the coding sequence ATGCAAGCTGCTGATTGGCTCGTGAATGGACAAGGCGAACGTCATCCCTTAGAGTCTTTAAGTTCTCCAGATGCTGGGGATAAACCGTATCGGTTATATCGGTTTCTGACGGATTTAGAAACGATTTTGTGGGAAATTCCAGAAGATAGCCAGCGTTTACCGGAAATTGCTCGCTGTTTGCGTCAACTATTAGATTCTTCTCCTTGGCTACAAACCTATTATTCAGAACCGAGTCCGAATCCAGGATGGTCCATTTTATCCCTGTATGACGAACCCGAGTTTACGCTGACGATTCAAATTGTGGCTTGGTTGCCCGGCAATGTTTCCCCGATTCATAATCATGGCAGTTGGGGAGTGGTGGCTTTATTAAGTGGAGAAGAAAAAAATATATTTTGGCGCAGAAGTCCGACTCCTGAATTCGAGGATCGCATTGAAGCCGTAGATTCGTATATTTTAACTCCTGGAGAAATCATTACCTTTCTACCCGATGCCATTCACAGCGTTGAACCTCTAGGGAATGAAGCTGCAATTACGTTGAATATATACGGAGAAACAAAGGTGGACCAGCGGTTTGAATTCGATTTCGTTAATCATACTGCTTGGAATTTTTAG